One Acutalibacter muris DNA window includes the following coding sequences:
- a CDS encoding cyclophilin-like fold protein → MKRVLSLCLAVLLGLVCFGAYSREEMPVGSVGTGIAVGTSAIPPKVLHKIRITAGEDVVYGVLYDTPCGRGISQQLPITKEIMPPADFAKAFVLDERIESDEELTNVYVPGGLAYWPTGNAVAIFHAPERDMTDVPIIHFGKIDEGEEIFAEYDGEITIERYDKLETEE, encoded by the coding sequence ATGAAGCGAGTTTTGAGTTTGTGTCTGGCGGTGCTGCTGGGGCTGGTGTGCTTTGGAGCCTACTCCAGAGAGGAAATGCCTGTCGGTTCAGTAGGCACAGGGATTGCCGTAGGCACCAGCGCAATACCGCCGAAGGTTTTACACAAAATCCGCATCACTGCTGGTGAGGACGTAGTATATGGGGTATTGTATGACACCCCCTGCGGCCGGGGTATATCTCAACAGCTGCCCATCACCAAAGAGATCATGCCCCCGGCGGATTTTGCAAAAGCGTTCGTTTTGGACGAGCGCATTGAGAGTGACGAGGAACTTACCAACGTGTATGTTCCCGGTGGGCTCGCCTACTGGCCCACTGGGAACGCGGTAGCCATCTTCCACGCGCCAGAGCGGGACATGACCGATGTGCCGATCATCCACTTTGGGAAAATTGATGAGGGCGAAGAAATCTTCGCCGAGTACGATGGGGAGATCACAATAGAACGCTATGACAAATTAGAAACGGAGGAATAG
- a CDS encoding flavodoxin produces MKKILAIILCLACIVSLAACNSGTANSSSSSSATTAPAPTPTPEPTAEPTPAPTEAPTPTAEPTAEPTPEPASEGGKTLVVYYSASGNTGRVAQAIANTTSGDTFELIPVTPYTDEDLDWTADGSRVNQEHDDESLRDIALESTTVDNWAEYDTVYVGYPIWWGIAAWPVNSFIKSNDFTGKTVIPFCTSSSSGLGESGQLLADMAGTGDWQEGQRFQSSVSDEDVAAWVSSLG; encoded by the coding sequence ATGAAGAAAATTCTTGCAATTATCCTGTGCCTGGCCTGCATTGTAAGCCTTGCCGCCTGCAATTCCGGCACTGCCAACAGCAGCTCCAGCAGTTCCGCGACTACGGCCCCTGCCCCCACCCCCACACCAGAACCGACCGCGGAACCCACTCCTGCGCCCACTGAGGCTCCCACTCCCACGGCAGAGCCTACCGCCGAGCCTACGCCGGAACCTGCCAGCGAGGGCGGCAAGACCCTGGTGGTCTACTACTCTGCCAGCGGCAATACCGGGCGGGTGGCCCAGGCTATCGCAAACACTACCAGCGGCGACACCTTCGAGCTGATACCTGTCACTCCCTATACTGACGAAGATCTGGACTGGACTGCCGATGGCAGCCGTGTCAACCAGGAGCATGACGATGAGAGCCTACGGGATATCGCATTGGAGAGCACCACCGTAGATAACTGGGCCGAGTACGATACGGTTTATGTTGGCTATCCCATTTGGTGGGGCATCGCCGCTTGGCCTGTCAATAGCTTCATCAAGAGCAACGATTTTACCGGCAAGACGGTTATTCCCTTCTGCACCTCCAGCAGCTCCGGCCTGGGGGAGAGCGGCCAGCTTTTGGCTGACATGGCTGGTACCGGCGACTGGCAGGAGGGCCAGCGGTTCCAATCCTCTGTGTCCGATGAGGATGTGGCCGCGTGGGTCAGCAGTTTGGGTTGA